One Desulfatiglans anilini DSM 4660 DNA window includes the following coding sequences:
- a CDS encoding efflux RND transporter periplasmic adaptor subunit yields MMVENASRFEVSPVSCRKGRTPLFRSALVPLLILWMLWGCNKPEPGGAQTTEQPVNVVATTVKTQDVPIVFEFIAQVESSREVNIQARVSGFLEKRVYIEGAVVQEGETLFLMDQRPFKAQLVQAEAALARQQAAYEVARRNLARVKPLAAADALSQKDLDDATGQYQSTAAAVEQAKATVEQARLDLSYTVITSPVTGITGSAEQADGTYLSFNNSQLTTVTVLSPIYVNFSVSENDWLRSRDQIAKGRLIQPEGEAYTAEIILADGSLYPLTGRLTFADPSFNPETGTFLIRATFDNPDGELHPNQYVRIRLKGAIRPNAVLVPQRAVQQSSKGHFVWIQGKDDRAETRPVLVGEWHGDQWVISEGLHPGDRVIVDGMLALRPGALLKVNHPIDQEGTEKPAVDHNDPPESGR; encoded by the coding sequence CTTTGGTCCCGCTCCTGATCCTATGGATGCTGTGGGGCTGCAACAAACCTGAGCCTGGAGGCGCCCAGACCACCGAACAGCCGGTGAACGTCGTGGCAACGACGGTGAAGACGCAGGATGTCCCCATCGTCTTCGAATTCATCGCCCAGGTGGAAAGCTCCCGCGAGGTGAACATCCAGGCGCGGGTGAGCGGCTTTCTGGAGAAGCGGGTCTACATCGAAGGGGCCGTCGTCCAGGAGGGGGAAACCCTCTTTCTGATGGATCAGAGGCCCTTCAAGGCGCAGCTTGTGCAGGCCGAGGCCGCCCTCGCCCGCCAGCAGGCCGCCTACGAGGTGGCGCGCCGGAATCTCGCGCGCGTCAAGCCGCTCGCCGCGGCCGACGCCCTTTCTCAGAAGGACCTGGATGACGCGACGGGCCAATACCAGTCTACGGCCGCAGCCGTCGAACAGGCCAAGGCCACCGTCGAGCAGGCCCGGCTCGACCTTTCCTACACCGTTATCACCTCGCCGGTCACCGGCATCACAGGTTCAGCCGAACAGGCCGACGGCACCTATCTCAGCTTCAACAACAGTCAGCTGACCACGGTCACGGTGCTCTCGCCGATCTATGTGAACTTCAGCGTCTCCGAAAACGACTGGCTGCGCTCGCGCGACCAGATCGCCAAGGGGAGGCTCATCCAGCCCGAAGGCGAAGCCTACACCGCGGAGATCATCCTGGCCGACGGCTCGCTCTATCCGCTTACCGGCAGGCTGACCTTCGCCGATCCTTCCTTCAACCCCGAGACGGGGACCTTCCTGATCCGCGCCACCTTCGACAACCCCGACGGCGAGCTCCACCCGAACCAGTACGTCCGCATCCGCCTGAAAGGGGCCATCCGGCCCAATGCGGTCCTCGTCCCCCAGCGCGCGGTTCAACAGTCATCCAAGGGGCACTTCGTGTGGATTCAAGGCAAGGATGACAGGGCCGAGACACGCCCCGTCCTCGTCGGTGAGTGGCACGGGGATCAGTGGGTCATCTCCGAAGGACTGCACCCTGGAGACCGGGTCATCGTGGACGGGATGCTCGCCCTCAGGCCGGGCGCCCTGTTGAAGGTCAACCACCCGATCGATCAGGAGGGCACAGAAAAACCGGCCGTTGACCACAACGACCCACCGGAAAGCGGCCGCTGA
- a CDS encoding efflux transporter outer membrane subunit: MRRLALLFLLLLLAGCMTGPDYHRPELDVPPSFRYAEADAKQTADTEWWKSFEDPVLTALIGEALTNNHTLKAAAANIEQAAAVLMQVRSPLFPQADYGAAAGRARTSGFGTSPLSSLIENPSDSFQVFAGASWEIDLWGRIRRLSEAARADLFASEEAYRGVILSLVSAVAESYIQLRGLDEQLAIARRTLEAYGESVELFELQHRHGQVSRLIVEQARSQYQTAAAAIPQIESQVAQTENALSILLGRNPGGIDRGRSILEMALPAVPAGLPSELLERRPDLAQAEQNLIAANARIGAAKALYFPTISLTGAFGFESSELSDLFQGSSKTWSYSGSVTGPIFTAGAIKGQVKQAEAARLASLETYRDTILNAFKDTENALVSRRKLSNELQARESLAAALREYARLARMQYDGGYTPYLTVLDAESQLFPAELNVAQTRALLLTSYITLYKSLGGGAVGSDQDKYLQLKDKDAKIGPFWALKPPFWGQNQ, from the coding sequence ATGCGCCGCCTCGCTCTTCTCTTCCTTCTGCTCCTCCTGGCCGGCTGCATGACCGGCCCCGATTACCATCGCCCGGAACTGGACGTCCCGCCGTCCTTCCGCTACGCAGAGGCCGATGCGAAGCAGACCGCCGATACCGAATGGTGGAAGAGCTTCGAGGACCCGGTTCTGACAGCCCTGATCGGCGAGGCCCTCACAAACAACCACACCCTCAAGGCCGCGGCGGCCAACATCGAGCAGGCGGCCGCGGTGCTCATGCAGGTCCGCTCCCCGCTCTTCCCGCAGGCCGACTACGGCGCCGCCGCCGGCCGCGCACGGACGAGCGGATTCGGCACGAGCCCCCTCTCCTCCCTCATCGAAAACCCCAGCGATTCGTTCCAGGTCTTCGCCGGCGCCTCTTGGGAGATCGACCTCTGGGGGCGCATCCGCCGCCTGTCGGAGGCCGCGCGGGCCGATCTGTTCGCCTCGGAAGAAGCCTATCGAGGCGTGATCCTCTCGCTCGTGTCGGCCGTCGCCGAAAGCTACATCCAGCTCCGCGGCCTCGATGAGCAGCTCGCCATCGCCCGCCGCACCCTAGAGGCCTACGGGGAGTCCGTCGAACTCTTCGAACTGCAGCACCGTCACGGGCAGGTCTCCAGGCTGATCGTCGAACAGGCCCGCTCGCAGTACCAGACGGCCGCGGCCGCCATCCCCCAGATCGAATCACAGGTCGCACAGACGGAAAACGCCCTGTCGATCCTCCTAGGGCGGAACCCCGGGGGCATCGACCGGGGGCGCTCCATCCTGGAAATGGCCCTGCCCGCCGTCCCCGCCGGACTCCCCTCCGAGCTGCTCGAACGCCGTCCGGACCTGGCCCAGGCCGAACAGAACCTGATCGCCGCCAACGCCCGCATCGGCGCCGCCAAGGCCCTCTATTTCCCGACCATCTCGCTCACCGGCGCATTCGGCTTCGAGAGCTCGGAGCTTTCGGACCTCTTCCAGGGTTCCTCCAAAACCTGGAGCTACTCGGGCTCCGTCACCGGCCCGATCTTCACCGCGGGCGCCATCAAAGGCCAGGTCAAGCAGGCCGAAGCGGCCCGTCTCGCCTCGCTCGAGACCTACCGCGACACCATCCTGAACGCCTTCAAGGACACCGAAAACGCCCTCGTCTCGCGCCGCAAGCTCTCCAACGAACTCCAGGCCCGCGAGTCCCTCGCCGCCGCCCTCCGCGAATACGCCCGTCTCGCCCGCATGCAGTACGACGGCGGCTACACCCCCTATCTCACCGTCCTCGACGCCGAATCCCAGCTCTTCCCCGCCGAGCTCAACGTCGCCCAAACCCGCGCCCTCCTCCTCACCTCCTACATCACCCTCTACAAATCCCTAGGCGGTGGTGCGGTGGGGTCGGACCAAGATAAGTATTTACAATTAAAAGATAAAGACGCTAAAATCGGTCCTTTTTGGGCCTTAAAACCCCCTTTTTGGGGTCAAAATCAGTAG
- a CDS encoding efflux RND transporter permease subunit codes for MFSRFFIERPIFATVVSLIIVIAGLVAMSALPVSQYPSITPVQIQVTTTYPGADSKTVGDSVAAPIEAQINGVDNMLYMTSTSSSTGQMTITVYFTLDTDPDMAEVQVQNRVNLAMPQLPEAVVQYGVSVQKKSSSMLMIVAVTDDEGRYSPEYVTNYANVYILDAIKRVNGAGQAQIFGVPDQAMRIWMNPDRMASLGITTSDIQNAVAKQNALFGAGQVGQQPTDGPVQLTFPVVTEAPFVTPAEYENIILRAGQEGSAIVRLKDVARAEVGRRLYIDDNRLNGKPATFIAVYQQPGANGLEVSKAVRKTLQDMKRTLPEGIDYLIALDTTDFVRLSIKEVIHTLFEAIFLVVLVVYLFLQSFRATIICTVAIFVALIGTFPGMLALGFSINLLTLFGIVLAIGMVVDDAIVVVENVERNMTKNNLAPKEATIRAMEEIGTSLIAVVLVMASVFIPAAFLPGTTGQLYKQFAITIVISVALSGFVALTLTPAMCGLMLKHSSPPRRGPFAWFNRLFDRFTLAFGDAVVLMIKRMTVAFILLAVFMGVLVHLFRTTPTSFVPNEDQGYLMGLVMMPDAASLERTVETSSRIDAIFSKDPAVAVRSAINGYSLIDGQYKPNAATFFVSLEDFEERYSSIDRARKENARAVLQSAYAQAQAIDTGRFIPIPPPAIPGIGTTGGFEFWVQDKGSGDPARLYQITQDFLAKARQRPELSGLNTTFRAASQQLKAEVDREKSMLLGLPVEDVYSALQAQFGSITVSQFNQYSRVWNVVLQSDAPFRREPADITRIYTRSHNGEMIPLSAVVTARYVSGPDMVPHFNGFPAAQVTGSAAPGYSSGDAIAAMEQVAAEVLPEGYNYAWSGMAYEEKQSGGTSTAAFAFGLIIVFLVLAAQFESWTLPGSVMTAVPFGVLGALAFNWMRGLENNVYFQIGLLVLIGLGAKNAVLRVTFAVELRRQGLSVMEATIKAGEERLRPIIMTSLAFIFGVLPLAVATGAGANARHSIGTGIMGGMIGEATLAMLYVPLFFYLFDRWSERSKGKHTPPPPPAAPAAPEDRHPEVN; via the coding sequence ATGTTCTCTAGATTCTTCATCGAAAGACCCATCTTCGCGACCGTCGTCTCCCTCATCATCGTGATCGCCGGGCTGGTGGCCATGAGCGCCCTGCCGGTCTCCCAGTATCCGAGCATCACCCCGGTCCAGATCCAGGTGACCACCACCTACCCCGGTGCCGACAGCAAAACGGTCGGCGACTCGGTGGCGGCCCCCATCGAAGCCCAGATCAACGGGGTCGACAACATGCTCTACATGACCTCGACCAGCTCCAGCACGGGCCAGATGACCATCACCGTCTATTTCACCCTCGACACCGACCCGGACATGGCCGAAGTGCAGGTCCAGAACCGGGTGAACCTCGCCATGCCCCAGCTGCCCGAGGCCGTCGTGCAGTACGGCGTATCGGTGCAGAAGAAATCCTCCAGCATGCTGATGATCGTCGCGGTCACCGACGACGAGGGCCGCTACAGCCCGGAGTATGTCACCAACTACGCCAACGTCTACATCCTCGATGCCATCAAGCGGGTCAACGGCGCCGGGCAGGCCCAGATCTTCGGCGTCCCGGACCAGGCCATGCGCATCTGGATGAACCCGGACCGGATGGCCTCCCTCGGGATCACCACCTCCGACATCCAGAACGCAGTGGCCAAACAAAATGCCCTTTTCGGGGCAGGCCAGGTAGGCCAGCAGCCCACGGACGGACCGGTGCAGTTGACCTTCCCGGTGGTGACCGAGGCCCCCTTCGTGACCCCTGCCGAATACGAGAACATCATCCTGCGCGCGGGGCAGGAGGGCAGCGCGATCGTGCGCCTCAAGGACGTCGCCCGTGCGGAGGTCGGGCGCAGACTCTATATCGATGACAACCGCTTGAACGGGAAGCCCGCGACCTTCATCGCCGTCTACCAACAGCCGGGAGCCAACGGACTCGAGGTCTCCAAGGCCGTCCGCAAGACGCTCCAGGACATGAAGCGCACGCTCCCTGAGGGCATCGACTACCTGATCGCGCTCGATACGACCGATTTCGTGCGCCTGTCCATCAAGGAGGTCATCCACACCCTCTTCGAGGCGATTTTCCTGGTCGTCCTGGTCGTCTACCTCTTCCTCCAGAGCTTCCGCGCCACGATCATCTGCACCGTGGCGATCTTCGTGGCGCTCATCGGCACCTTTCCCGGGATGCTCGCCCTGGGTTTTTCGATCAATCTCCTGACGCTCTTCGGCATCGTCCTCGCCATCGGGATGGTCGTCGACGACGCCATCGTCGTCGTCGAAAACGTCGAGCGGAATATGACCAAGAACAACCTGGCGCCCAAGGAGGCGACCATCCGGGCCATGGAAGAGATCGGCACCTCCCTCATCGCCGTGGTGCTGGTGATGGCCTCCGTCTTCATCCCGGCCGCGTTCCTGCCCGGCACCACCGGGCAGCTCTACAAGCAGTTCGCCATCACCATCGTGATCTCGGTGGCCCTCTCCGGGTTCGTCGCCCTCACGCTCACGCCGGCGATGTGCGGGCTCATGCTCAAGCACTCGTCGCCGCCCCGCCGCGGCCCCTTCGCCTGGTTCAACCGCCTCTTCGACCGGTTCACCCTGGCCTTCGGCGACGCGGTGGTCCTCATGATCAAACGCATGACCGTCGCCTTCATCCTGCTCGCCGTGTTCATGGGCGTGCTCGTGCACCTCTTCCGAACTACGCCAACGAGCTTCGTCCCCAACGAGGACCAGGGCTACCTGATGGGCCTGGTGATGATGCCCGATGCCGCCAGCCTCGAGCGGACCGTCGAGACCTCCAGCCGGATCGATGCGATCTTCAGCAAGGACCCGGCCGTCGCCGTCCGCAGCGCCATCAACGGCTACAGCCTGATCGACGGCCAGTACAAGCCCAATGCGGCCACCTTTTTCGTGTCCCTGGAGGACTTCGAGGAGCGGTACTCGTCGATCGACCGCGCGCGCAAGGAGAACGCCCGCGCGGTCCTCCAATCCGCCTACGCCCAGGCGCAGGCAATCGACACCGGCCGGTTCATCCCCATCCCGCCGCCGGCCATCCCCGGCATCGGCACCACGGGCGGGTTCGAGTTCTGGGTACAGGACAAGGGGTCGGGCGATCCGGCCCGGCTCTACCAGATCACCCAGGACTTCCTGGCCAAGGCGCGCCAGCGGCCGGAGCTCTCCGGGCTGAACACCACCTTCCGCGCCGCCTCCCAGCAGTTGAAGGCCGAGGTCGACCGGGAGAAGTCGATGCTGCTCGGTCTGCCGGTGGAGGATGTGTACAGCGCCCTCCAGGCCCAGTTCGGCTCCATCACCGTCAGCCAGTTCAACCAGTACAGCCGGGTCTGGAACGTCGTGCTCCAATCCGACGCCCCTTTCCGGCGCGAGCCCGCGGACATCACCCGGATCTACACGCGCTCCCACAACGGCGAGATGATCCCGCTCTCGGCCGTCGTGACGGCCCGCTACGTGAGCGGGCCTGACATGGTGCCTCATTTCAACGGCTTCCCGGCCGCCCAGGTCACGGGGTCGGCGGCACCAGGGTACAGCTCCGGAGATGCGATCGCCGCCATGGAGCAGGTCGCGGCGGAGGTCCTTCCGGAAGGGTACAACTACGCCTGGTCGGGCATGGCTTACGAAGAGAAACAATCCGGCGGGACGTCGACGGCCGCCTTCGCCTTCGGCCTGATCATCGTTTTCCTGGTCCTCGCCGCGCAATTCGAGTCCTGGACCCTCCCCGGTTCGGTCATGACGGCCGTCCCCTTCGGCGTCCTCGGGGCCCTGGCGTTCAACTGGATGCGCGGGCTCGAGAACAACGTCTATTTCCAGATCGGGCTGCTGGTGCTGATCGGGCTGGGCGCAAAGAACGCAGTCCTGCGGGTCACCTTCGCCGTGGAGCTGCGCAGGCAGGGGCTGTCGGTCATGGAGGCCACCATCAAGGCGGGCGAGGAGCGGCTGCGGCCGATCATCATGACCTCCCTCGCCTTCATCTTCGGGGTGCTCCCCCTGGCGGTCGCCACAGGCGCCGGGGCCAACGCCCGGCACTCGATCGGCACCGGCATCATGGGCGGCATGATCGGAGAGGCCACTTTGGCGATGCTCTATGTACCGCTCTTCTTCTACCTGTTCGACCGCTGGAGCGAACGCTCCAAAGGAAAACACACCCCCCCGCCGCCCCCGGCCGCGCCTGCTGCGCCCGAGGACCGGCACCCGGAGGTGAACTGA